From one Rubrobacter xylanophilus genomic stretch:
- the rny gene encoding ribonuclease Y, with protein sequence MSALWMVLGLAIGIVAGAAAGYFVFRSRTDRRLAEARADARSIVEDANRQAETLRREAELAAKEAAMRIKDEAEAEVRARRAEISRIEERLDNRDDALDRREGELDERRRRLSEVEEELRRREENLSEREQEQVRALEEISGLSRAEAEERLFARVEAELERRIGRMVRERISEAEENADLEARRILATTMERLASDLTSESTVKAVELPSDDMKGRVIGREGRNIRAFEAATGVDVIIDDTPETVVLSCFDPVRREVARIAMERLVKDGRIHPGRIEQVVAKVRKEVEKEMKAAGRQALYDARVSGSMHGDLLRLLGALKYRSSYGQNVLAHSVEVANIAGMMAQELGANVKVARRAALLHDVGKAIDHEVEGTHALIGGRFAKKCGESDDVVRAISAHHHEVEMQTVEDVIVATADAVSAARPGARRETTEVYLERLRNLEDIALSHRGVDKAYAIQAGREIRVMVQPSEVDDRIAAKLAYDISRKIEDELEYPGQIKVTVIRESRVSEVAR encoded by the coding sequence ATGAGTGCTTTATGGATGGTCCTGGGGCTGGCCATCGGCATCGTCGCTGGCGCGGCCGCGGGTTACTTCGTCTTCAGGTCGCGCACCGACCGTCGCCTGGCTGAGGCCAGGGCCGATGCCCGCTCCATAGTCGAGGATGCGAACCGGCAGGCCGAGACGCTGCGCCGGGAGGCCGAGCTGGCGGCCAAGGAGGCCGCGATGAGGATAAAGGACGAGGCCGAGGCCGAGGTGCGGGCTCGGAGGGCGGAGATCTCGCGCATCGAGGAGCGGCTGGACAACCGGGACGACGCGCTCGACCGCAGGGAGGGTGAGCTGGACGAGCGCCGGCGGCGGCTCTCGGAGGTCGAGGAGGAGCTTCGCCGCCGGGAGGAGAACCTCTCCGAGCGGGAGCAGGAGCAGGTGCGGGCGCTGGAGGAGATCTCCGGTCTCTCCCGCGCGGAGGCTGAAGAACGGCTCTTCGCCCGGGTGGAGGCCGAGCTCGAGCGCCGGATCGGCCGGATGGTGCGTGAGAGGATCTCCGAGGCCGAGGAGAACGCCGATCTGGAGGCCCGTCGGATCCTGGCCACCACCATGGAGCGGCTGGCCTCCGACCTCACCTCGGAGTCGACGGTCAAGGCCGTCGAGCTGCCCTCCGACGACATGAAGGGCCGGGTGATAGGCCGGGAGGGGCGCAACATCCGGGCCTTTGAGGCCGCCACCGGGGTCGACGTGATCATCGACGACACGCCGGAGACGGTGGTGCTCTCGTGCTTCGACCCGGTCAGGAGGGAGGTGGCCAGGATCGCCATGGAGCGGCTGGTGAAGGACGGGAGGATCCACCCGGGCCGGATAGAGCAGGTGGTGGCCAAGGTGCGCAAGGAGGTCGAGAAGGAGATGAAGGCCGCCGGACGCCAGGCGCTCTACGACGCCCGGGTCTCCGGGAGCATGCACGGCGATCTGCTGCGGCTTTTGGGGGCGCTGAAGTACCGCAGCTCCTACGGGCAGAACGTGCTGGCGCACTCGGTCGAGGTGGCGAACATCGCCGGGATGATGGCTCAGGAGCTGGGGGCCAACGTCAAGGTGGCGCGCCGGGCGGCGCTGCTGCACGACGTGGGCAAGGCCATCGACCACGAGGTCGAAGGGACCCACGCCCTGATCGGGGGGCGTTTCGCCAAGAAGTGCGGGGAGTCCGACGACGTGGTCCGCGCCATAAGCGCCCACCACCACGAGGTGGAGATGCAGACGGTGGAGGACGTGATCGTGGCCACGGCCGATGCGGTCTCCGCCGCCCGTCCGGGAGCCCGCCGGGAGACGACGGAGGTCTACCTGGAACGGCTGCGCAACCTGGAGGACATCGCGCTCTCGCACCGCGGCGTGGACAAGGCCTACGCCATCCAGGCGGGGCGCGAGATCCGGGTGATGGTCCAGCCCTCGGAGGTGGACGACAGGATCGCGGCGAAGCTCGCCTACGATATTTCCCGCAAGATCGAGGACGAGCTGGAGTACCCGGGACAGATCAAGGTCACCGTGATCCGGGAGAGCCGGGTGAGCGAGGTGGCCCGCTAG